One Brassica napus cultivar Da-Ae chromosome A5, Da-Ae, whole genome shotgun sequence DNA window includes the following coding sequences:
- the LOC125608718 gene encoding transcription factor VIP1-like → MEPSSLRANQSSILSEIERMPEAPRQRISHHRRARSDTFFSGESIDDLLLFDPSDVDFSSLDFLNAPTPQTQPQPQPSPMSVDSPPEETSSNGAPPIPLPPGRHVRSFSVDSESNFFDDLTATEDTQFARPTSSGGRKGHHHRSNSMDGATSSGSFNMDSILAAVNCKDGAKKNMGMASDRLAELALLDPKRAKRILANRQSAARSKERKIKYTGELERKVQTLQNEATTLSAQVTMLQRGTSDLTTENKHLKMRLQALEQQAELRDALNEALRGELNRLKIAAGEIPQGNGNSFNNNRSQFSSQLGNNKNQQMSTNGQPSSFMDFNKRG, encoded by the exons ATGGAGCCTTCTTCCCTGAGAGCAAACCAATCATCGATTCTAAGCGAAATCGAACGTATGCCAGAAGCTCCACGTCAGCGTATCTCTCATCACCGTCGAGCTCGCTCGGACACTTTCTTCTCCGGCGAATCAATTGACGATCTGCTCCTTTTCGATCCTTCCGATGTTGATTTCTCTTCTCTCGATTTCCTCAACGCTCCAACACCTCAAACACAACCCCAACCACAACCGTCTCCGATGTCCGTCGATTCACCTCCGGAAGAGACCTCATCCAACGGTGCTCCCCCCATTCCTCTTCCTCCTGGCCGTCACGTTCGAAGCTTCTCAGTTGATTCCGAATCCAATTTCTTCGACGATCTAACGGCCACTGAGGATACTCAATTCGCCCGACCTACAAGCTCTGGAGGGAGAAAGGGTCATCATCACCGGAGCAATTCTATGGATGGAGCTACAAGTTCGGGTTCGTTTAACATGGACTCGATTCTAGCCGCCGTCAACTGCAAAGACGGTGCTAAGAAGAACATGGGTATGGCTAGTGACAGACTCGCCGAGCTTGCGTTGCTTGATCCCAAAAGAGCTAAAAG GATTCTAGCAAATAGACAATCCGCGGCTAGGTCAAAAGAGAGGAAGATTAAGTATACTGGTGAGCTGGAGAGGAAGGTACAGACACTTCAGAACGAAGCAACTACACTCTCTGCTCAAGTCACTATGTTGCAG AGAGGAACATCAGACCTGACCACTGAAAACAAACACCTCAAAATGCGGTTGCAAGCATTAGAACAACAAGCTGAACTTAGGGATG CTTTGAATGAAGCACTGCGGGGAGAACTGAACCGACTGAAGATAGCCGCTGGAGAAATTCCTCAAGGGAACGGAAATTCATTCAACAACAACCGCTCGCAATTCTCATCTCAGCTGGGGAACAACAAGAACCAGCAGATGAGCACAAATGGGCAGCCATCGAGCTTCATGGATTTCAACAAGAGAGGCTAA
- the LOC106427186 gene encoding serine decarboxylase produces MVGPLESDHTILAMSEKVEILSDDFDPTALVTEPLPSPVTNGGGEREMVLGRNVHTTSLAVTEPESNDEFTGDKEAYMASVLARYRKTLVERTKYHLGYPYNLDFDYGALGQLQHFSINNLGDPFIESNYGVHSRPFEVGVLDWFARLWEIERDDYWGYITNCGTEGNLHGILVGREMLPDGILYASTESHYSVFKAARMYRMECDKVDTLISGEIDCDDLRGKLLANKDKPAILNVNIGTTVKGAVDDLDLVIKTLEECGFSHDRFYIHCDGALFGLMMPFVKRAPKVTFNKPIGSVSVSGHKFVGCPMPCGVQITRMKHIKVLSSNVEYLASRDATIMGSRNGHAPLFLWYTLNRKGYKGFQKEVQKCLRNAHYLKDRLREAGISAMLNELSSTVVFERPKDEEFVRRWQLACQGDIAHVVVMPSVTIEKLDHFLKDLVEHRSIWCKDGSQTPCLAKDVGTNNCVCPAHK; encoded by the exons ATGGTTGGACCTCTGGAATCTGATCATACAATCCTTGCCATGTCTGAAAAAGTGGAAATATTGTCTGATGATTTCGATCCAACCGCTCTAGTCACCGAACCGTTACCTTCCCCGGTAACAAACGGTGGAGGAGAAAGAGAAATGGTCCTCGGGAGGAATGTGCACACGACGTCTCTTGCCGTGACGGAACCGGAGTCAAACGACGAGTTCACCGGAGACAAGGAAGCTTACATGGCTAGCGTTCTCGCTCGTTACCGGAAAACTTTGGTTGAACGAACCAAATATCATCTAG GTTATCCATATAACTTGGATTTCGACTACGGTGCGCTTGGGCAGTTGCAGCATTTCTCCATTAACAACCTCGGAGATCCGTTTATCGAAAGCAACTATGGAGTGCACTCTAGGCCTTTCGAAGTTGGCGTCTTGGATTGGTTTGCTCGTCTCTGGGAGATTGAAAGAGATGACTATTGGGGTTACATCACTAACTGTGGCACAGAAGGAAACCTTCACGGCATTTTAGTTGG GAGAGAGATGTTACCTGATGGGATTCTGTATGCTTCGACTGAATCGCATTACTCTGTGTTTAAAGCAGCTCGTATGTATCGAATGGAATGTGACAAGGTTGATACGCTTATCTCCGGGGAGATTGACTGTGATGATCTCAGAGGAAAGCTGTTGGCTAACAAAGATAAACCCGCCATTCTTAATGTTAACATAG GAACAACGGTTAAAGGAGCCGTTGATGATCTCGACCTTGTAATCAAAACTCTTGAAGAGTGTGGGTTCTCACATGACAGGTTCTATATTCACTGCGATGGAGCTCTGTTCGGACTTATGATGCCTTTTGTCAAACGT GCACCAAAAGTCACGTTCAATAAACCGATAGGGAGTGTGAGTGTGTCGGGCCACAAATTCGTCGGGTGTCCAATGCCTTGTGGTGTTCAGATAACAAGAATGAAACACATCAAAGTCCTGTCCAGTAACGTTGAGTACCTGGCGTCTAGGGATGCAACTATCATGGGGAGCAGAAACGGGCATGCTCCTTTGTTCCTTTGGTACACTCTAAACCGGAAAGGGTACAAAGGATTCCAGAAAGAAGTTCAGAAATGCCTGAGGAATGCCCATTACCTTAAAGACAGACTCCGTGAAGCTGGGATCAGCGCCATGCTCAACGAGCTTAGCAGCACTGTTGTCTTTGAAAGGCCCAAAGATGAAGAATTTGTTAGAAGGTGGCAGCTCGCTTGCCAAGGCGATATAGCTCATGTGGTGGTGATGCCAAGTGTTACAATCGAGAAACTCGATCATTTTCTGAAAGACCTGGTCGAACACAGATCGATCTGGTGTAAGGATGGATCTCAAACACCATGCCTTGCAAAGGATGTAGGAACCAACAACTGCGTCTGTCCAGCTCACAAGTGA